One genomic window of Mucilaginibacter sp. SJ includes the following:
- a CDS encoding hybrid sensor histidine kinase/response regulator transcription factor, with the protein MIISLAHAQSPIKNKILNYSLKNGLSFGIVNSITQDDKGFMWFATNDGLNRFDGTTFKVFKSRLGDSTALASNYVQKVLCDVHGSIWVSSRNGLSKFDSRTEKFIHYKFTSNRAVKNDISNIIQSHDGNLWITSYGQGFSYFNTKSAKVINYTQANLSRLSSNRVLCLYEDSKGLIWVGTQEGSINVFSHKDGVIANLAGIGPPIANLPGTRINDIFEDHFHNMWIATGSGLGYYNRQSNKFTLLQTSQQGIKSKRYISVIEDSDKQLLVGLQDGGLFKVNIGTNPGYNTNNFFLQPVTGDDGYYLTQRSVQTLYIDKDKNVWVGTYGDGIYMVSSIKEKFSKIAKKRYGASGESLVRFYGLCQDRDGFLWLGTDGEGIYKTSHNGTLIKQYKADGQPGSITDNAILFGYTDQDGNLWFGTYAKGLLQYNKKTDSFVNYAHSQANNKSLGGNDVRVIYQDMHKNLWIGTNGGGLCLFNSVTKTFTNYTPANSGLTSYDVRSIAEDDKGNLWVGTYGGGLDFYNAGQKKFSRYFKPTDEKSNLPGQVIFSLHPDKQHRLWIGTEGDGLISYDLQNRVFKKFNETNGLANNTVSAIKESSDGSLWLSTNKGLSNLNVRNNKILNYDQSDGLQAGQFNAGSVLFDSANGLMYFGGTEGLNFFDPGKVNQSDYKPKVIITGLQIFGKQVEVGGLDKDRTVLPEAINQARQITLQPDQSVFSIQYASLNYTYPDKGGFAYKLDGLDKTWNYVGDQRLATYRYLEPGEYTFRVKASNQDGLWFDNYATLQVKILPPWYKTWWAYLIYIAAAGVVTYYYILYRNRQTRLKYEVKVAQLSAEKDKELNERKLSFFTNISHEFRTPLTLIINPVKDMLFGKGEATDDAGNLHIIYRNARRLLSLVDQLLLFRKAESDTDKLKIVRLNIVSLCHEVFLCFSHQARTKHIQFDFVSQRDAIEIYADREKMEIALFNLISNALKFTPEYGIVTCTIADFNDKITIGIKDSGCGIAEGTGDQLFGKFYQLQNSAPMAGGFGIGLYLVKAFIENHKGSISYTSQQGQGTVFHVSLLKGREHFGQQFVFEDVAETSVFLDELMENKGELAAVETESAVTAKSPEALSSDTKTMLLIDDNQQIRTYLKQIFSGEFEIFEADNGTDGLELAYHLVPDIVISDVMMQGLSGIEVCSRIKEDPVLNHIPVILLTASSSPEIKLKGIEGGADDYISKPFEKEILVARVNGILKSRNNLQKYFYNEITLNKSNDLKISQEYKEFLEKCLQIVEQHLTDPDFSIKTLAAEIGMSHSNLYKRIKSISGQSANSFIRFIRLRKAAEILLTTDSTVYETAYKVGLNDLKYFREQFNKLFGINPSDYIKKYRKPFHNNYNVNRDVIKEN; encoded by the coding sequence TTGATCATTTCCTTGGCCCATGCCCAGTCGCCCATCAAAAATAAGATCCTCAACTATTCTTTAAAAAATGGTCTTTCTTTTGGTATTGTAAATAGCATTACACAGGATGATAAGGGTTTTATGTGGTTTGCCACCAATGATGGGCTCAATCGTTTTGACGGTACAACTTTTAAGGTTTTTAAATCGCGCCTGGGCGATTCAACTGCGCTGGCCAGTAATTATGTACAAAAGGTTTTGTGCGATGTTCATGGCAGCATCTGGGTTTCATCAAGAAACGGCCTCAGCAAATTTGATAGCCGTACAGAAAAGTTTATCCATTATAAATTCACTTCTAACAGGGCCGTCAAAAACGATATCAGTAATATTATTCAAAGCCACGATGGTAATTTATGGATCACATCCTACGGGCAGGGCTTTTCTTATTTCAATACCAAATCGGCAAAAGTTATTAACTACACTCAGGCCAATTTATCCCGGCTGTCAAGCAACAGGGTGCTCTGTTTGTACGAAGATTCAAAGGGACTGATATGGGTAGGTACGCAGGAAGGCAGCATCAATGTTTTTAGTCATAAGGATGGTGTGATAGCCAACCTTGCCGGCATAGGCCCTCCAATAGCCAACCTGCCGGGTACCCGCATCAATGATATTTTTGAGGATCATTTTCACAACATGTGGATAGCAACCGGAAGCGGGCTCGGCTACTACAACAGGCAATCAAATAAATTTACCTTACTGCAAACCAGTCAGCAGGGTATTAAAAGTAAACGATACATATCAGTTATTGAGGATAGTGATAAGCAATTACTTGTAGGTCTGCAAGATGGTGGTCTGTTTAAAGTTAACATTGGCACAAACCCCGGTTATAACACTAATAATTTTTTCCTGCAGCCGGTAACCGGCGATGACGGGTATTACCTTACGCAACGCTCTGTTCAAACGCTTTATATAGATAAGGATAAAAATGTTTGGGTAGGTACCTATGGCGATGGTATCTACATGGTGAGCAGCATCAAGGAGAAATTTTCAAAGATTGCTAAAAAGCGATATGGGGCCAGCGGCGAAAGCTTGGTGAGATTTTATGGCCTGTGCCAGGATCGCGACGGCTTTTTATGGCTGGGCACTGATGGAGAGGGGATCTACAAAACCAGCCACAACGGCACCCTGATAAAGCAATACAAAGCAGACGGGCAACCCGGCAGCATCACCGATAATGCCATTTTATTTGGCTATACCGATCAGGATGGTAATTTATGGTTTGGTACTTATGCAAAGGGACTTTTGCAGTATAACAAGAAAACAGATTCGTTTGTCAACTACGCACACAGCCAGGCAAACAACAAAAGCCTGGGTGGTAACGACGTAAGGGTTATTTACCAGGACATGCATAAAAATTTATGGATTGGCACCAACGGCGGCGGCTTGTGCCTGTTTAATTCTGTTACAAAAACATTCACTAATTATACCCCTGCCAATAGCGGCCTCACTTCGTACGATGTAAGATCAATTGCCGAAGACGATAAAGGTAATTTATGGGTTGGTACTTATGGCGGGGGGCTGGATTTTTATAATGCCGGGCAAAAGAAATTCAGCAGGTATTTTAAGCCCACCGATGAAAAAAGCAATTTACCAGGCCAGGTGATATTTTCGCTCCATCCCGACAAGCAACACAGGTTATGGATAGGAACTGAAGGCGATGGACTAATTTCATACGACCTTCAAAACCGGGTTTTTAAAAAGTTTAATGAAACTAATGGTCTCGCTAATAATACAGTATCGGCTATTAAGGAATCATCTGATGGTTCATTATGGTTAAGTACTAATAAAGGCTTATCAAACCTTAATGTCCGTAATAACAAGATCTTAAATTATGATCAGTCGGATGGGCTGCAGGCCGGGCAGTTTAACGCGGGGTCTGTTTTGTTCGATTCTGCTAATGGCTTAATGTATTTTGGTGGAACGGAAGGCCTGAATTTTTTTGACCCTGGAAAAGTAAATCAAAGCGACTATAAACCAAAAGTTATTATAACAGGGTTACAAATTTTTGGTAAACAGGTGGAAGTTGGCGGGCTTGACAAGGACCGCACCGTATTGCCCGAAGCCATTAACCAGGCAAGGCAGATCACATTACAGCCCGATCAGTCGGTATTTTCTATCCAGTATGCCTCGTTAAATTATACCTATCCGGATAAAGGCGGGTTTGCTTATAAACTGGATGGCCTTGATAAAACCTGGAACTACGTTGGCGATCAGCGGCTTGCGACTTACCGTTACCTTGAACCCGGAGAATATACGTTCAGGGTAAAAGCATCCAACCAGGATGGTTTGTGGTTTGATAATTATGCTACATTACAGGTTAAGATCCTGCCGCCCTGGTATAAAACCTGGTGGGCTTATTTAATTTATATAGCAGCAGCAGGGGTTGTAACTTATTACTATATACTTTACAGAAACCGCCAAACCAGGCTTAAATACGAGGTTAAAGTAGCCCAGCTTTCAGCCGAAAAAGATAAGGAGCTTAACGAGCGTAAACTTTCCTTTTTTACCAATATCTCGCATGAGTTCCGTACACCGCTAACGCTCATTATCAACCCGGTAAAGGATATGTTGTTCGGAAAGGGCGAGGCTACTGATGATGCCGGTAATTTGCATATCATTTACCGCAATGCACGGCGCCTTTTGAGTTTGGTTGACCAGCTTTTACTGTTCAGGAAGGCCGAAAGCGACACCGATAAGCTCAAAATAGTAAGGCTCAATATCGTATCGCTTTGTCATGAGGTGTTTTTATGTTTTAGTCACCAGGCACGTACCAAACATATTCAGTTTGATTTTGTAAGCCAAAGGGATGCGATAGAGATTTATGCCGACAGGGAAAAAATGGAAATAGCCCTGTTTAACCTGATTTCAAACGCGTTGAAGTTTACGCCGGAGTATGGCATAGTAACTTGTACAATAGCCGATTTTAACGATAAAATTACCATCGGGATAAAGGACAGCGGCTGCGGAATAGCCGAGGGTACCGGCGATCAGTTATTCGGCAAGTTTTACCAGTTGCAAAATTCGGCGCCAATGGCAGGCGGTTTTGGCATTGGGCTATACCTGGTTAAAGCATTTATTGAAAACCATAAAGGAAGTATCAGTTATACCAGCCAGCAGGGGCAGGGTACGGTGTTTCATGTATCGTTGTTAAAAGGCAGAGAACATTTTGGGCAGCAGTTTGTGTTTGAAGATGTTGCCGAAACTTCGGTATTCCTGGATGAACTGATGGAGAACAAAGGTGAGTTGGCAGCAGTTGAAACCGAAAGTGCAGTAACCGCTAAAAGCCCTGAAGCTTTAAGCTCTGATACTAAAACCATGCTGCTGATTGATGATAACCAGCAGATCCGTACTTACCTTAAACAAATTTTTAGCGGTGAGTTTGAGATTTTTGAGGCTGATAACGGTACAGATGGCCTGGAGCTTGCTTATCACCTGGTACCCGATATTGTGATAAGCGACGTAATGATGCAGGGGTTAAGCGGTATTGAGGTATGCAGCCGTATTAAGGAAGATCCTGTGCTGAACCACATCCCTGTGATATTGCTTACCGCCAGTTCTTCGCCTGAAATAAAGCTTAAAGGTATTGAAGGCGGGGCGGATGATTATATCAGCAAGCCTTTTGAAAAAGAGATCCTGGTGGCCCGTGTTAACGGGATCCTGAAAAGCAGGAACAACCTGCAAAAATATTTCTATAATGAAATAACCCTTAACAAATCCAACGATCTGAAGATCTCGCAGGAATACAAAGAGTTTTTGGAGAAATGCCTCCAGATAGTTGAACAGCACTTAACCGATCCCGACTTCAGCATCAAAACGCTTGCTGCCGAAATAGGCATGAGCCACTCTAATTTGTACAAGCGGATCAAATCCATTTCGGGGCAATCGGCAAACAGTTTTATCCGTTTTATCCGCTTGCGAAAGGCTGCCGAAATCTTACTTACAACCGATAGCACAGTTTATGAAACAGCTTATAAGGTGGGCTTAAATGATTTGAAATACTTCAGGGAGCAGTTTAATAAGTTGTTCGGGATAAACCCTTCTGATTATATCAAGAAATACCGCAAGCCATTTCACAATAATTACAATGTGAACCGGGATGTGATAAAGGAGAATTAG
- the idi gene encoding isopentenyl-diphosphate Delta-isomerase, producing MKIEETVILVDRDDQEIGTMEKMEAHLQGSLHRAFSVFIFNKKGELLLQQRAGGKYHSGGKWTNTCCSHPRPGEVTLKAAHRRLQEEMGIAAELNFVFSFVYCAVIQDDLVENEYDHVFFGVTDALPTPDHEEVSSFKYVTMALLAADLKENPGDYTRWLAICFDEVMDHYQQLQITNV from the coding sequence GTGAAGATAGAAGAAACCGTGATTTTGGTTGATCGCGATGATCAGGAAATTGGTACTATGGAAAAAATGGAGGCACACCTTCAGGGGAGCCTGCATCGTGCGTTTTCAGTTTTTATTTTTAACAAAAAAGGGGAGCTCCTGCTACAGCAGCGGGCGGGCGGCAAATACCACTCGGGCGGTAAATGGACAAACACTTGTTGCAGCCATCCAAGGCCCGGTGAAGTCACACTTAAAGCAGCGCACCGCAGGTTACAGGAGGAGATGGGAATAGCCGCCGAACTTAACTTTGTATTTTCTTTTGTATACTGTGCAGTTATCCAGGATGACCTGGTTGAAAATGAATACGATCACGTGTTTTTTGGCGTCACCGATGCCTTACCGACGCCTGACCATGAGGAAGTATCTTCATTTAAATATGTAACCATGGCCCTGCTGGCAGCCGACCTGAAAGAAAACCCGGGCGATTATACCAGGTGGCTCGCCATATGTTTCGACGAGGTAATGGATCATTATCAGCAATTACAGATCACCAATGTGTAG
- a CDS encoding SusD/RagB family nutrient-binding outer membrane lipoprotein, whose amino-acid sequence MKLKYISILSAAVLLSVTSCKKDLLKINQNPNGSQTAQPDYLLTAATKATSDTYWGVANNMDASLLFVQYWSKIQYTDPDRYIYASSAFEELWSTGYSKSIVNLNQIIKLADAQGNTNYKGVALVLRSWTFSLLTEAYGNIPYKQATNIDQYLTPAYDSQKDVYFALLDDLKAAQTALDPSGKAIAGDVIYSNNIASWKKFTNSLRLRIALRIADREPAKAKQVLDDIKTEGGSYISSNAETAQLVYLDSPNQNPVSNLFDTRDDYRISKTIVDKLFALNDPRLSIYAAKTQDATPQNYVGLPNGLLVGDASNYGFTKTSKPGAYFRAPHAPAVILSYAESLFDRAEAAARGFTAEDAASLYGQAVTAALTQYSITSADIATYMAQPAVKYDASNYKKSIGEQKWLALFGQGFEGWTEWRRLDYPQLQPAVAGTLNGKIPVRFIYPGTEQSLNKTNYQAAVAAQGADALTTKLWFDVN is encoded by the coding sequence ATGAAACTTAAATATATCAGCATATTATCCGCCGCGGTTTTATTATCGGTAACATCGTGCAAAAAGGATCTGTTAAAGATCAATCAAAACCCTAACGGCTCACAAACAGCACAACCCGACTATCTGCTTACGGCAGCCACCAAAGCAACCTCAGATACCTATTGGGGCGTAGCCAATAACATGGATGCCAGTTTGCTTTTTGTACAATACTGGTCTAAAATTCAATATACAGACCCCGACAGGTATATTTATGCCAGCAGTGCGTTTGAGGAGCTTTGGAGCACGGGCTATTCAAAAAGTATTGTAAACCTTAACCAGATCATCAAGCTCGCCGATGCCCAGGGTAATACAAATTACAAAGGCGTTGCCTTGGTATTGCGCTCATGGACATTTAGTTTATTAACTGAAGCTTACGGTAACATCCCTTACAAACAGGCAACTAATATCGATCAGTATCTTACCCCTGCTTATGATTCCCAAAAGGATGTTTATTTTGCTTTGTTAGATGATTTGAAGGCAGCTCAAACGGCGCTTGATCCGTCGGGCAAAGCGATTGCTGGTGATGTGATTTATAGCAACAATATTGCGTCATGGAAAAAGTTTACCAATTCGTTAAGGCTTCGTATCGCCTTACGCATTGCAGACAGGGAACCGGCAAAAGCTAAGCAAGTATTGGACGATATCAAGACCGAAGGCGGCTCGTACATCAGCTCGAATGCTGAAACCGCGCAATTGGTTTATTTAGATTCGCCTAACCAAAACCCGGTAAGCAACTTGTTTGATACCCGTGATGATTACCGCATCAGCAAAACCATAGTAGATAAGTTGTTTGCACTTAATGACCCCCGCTTATCAATATATGCCGCTAAAACACAGGATGCCACGCCTCAAAATTATGTTGGCTTGCCAAACGGTTTGTTGGTGGGCGATGCCAGCAATTACGGCTTCACCAAAACTTCTAAACCGGGCGCTTACTTCAGGGCACCTCATGCCCCTGCTGTAATATTAAGCTATGCAGAAAGCTTGTTTGACAGGGCAGAGGCCGCTGCACGTGGTTTTACTGCCGAAGATGCCGCTTCATTATACGGTCAGGCGGTTACTGCTGCGTTGACACAATACAGTATTACTTCGGCTGATATCGCTACTTATATGGCACAGCCGGCAGTTAAATACGATGCATCTAACTATAAAAAATCAATTGGCGAGCAAAAATGGTTAGCCCTGTTTGGCCAGGGATTTGAAGGCTGGACCGAATGGCGCAGGCTTGATTATCCGCAATTGCAACCAGCGGTAGCAGGTACGCTGAATGGTAAAATACCGGTAAGGTTTATTTACCCCGGCACCGAACAATCGTTAAACAAAACAAATTACCAGGCTGCAGTTGCTGCACAGGGTGCCGATGCCCTTACCACCAAACTTTGGTTTGATGTAAACTAA
- a CDS encoding SusC/RagA family TonB-linked outer membrane protein — protein MLKIYKLLLAIILPFILVQTVAGQSVKISGVVTAKSDGLPLPGVSVYVKGKTTGAQTNVDGKFIINANVNDVLRVSYIGFTTREIPITQGITTLNVVLVEAPNSLNEVVITALNISKDKKSLGYAVQGLKSKDISEAKETNFVNALTGKIAGVQVTNSQGDMGSSRIIIRGETSISRENQPLFVVDGVIVDNSQFLGTNGSRDFSNAISDLNSEDIESVSVLKGPNAAALYGSRAAAGVILIRTKTGKGAKGLGVTINSNTSFSNVQILPDYQNQYGQGSNGKFSYVDGKGGGVNDGVDESWGPALDGSLIPQFYSNGQAVPFVAHPDNVKDFFKTGVTLNNGIAIASSSDKSDFRLSYNNLHQTGIVPNTSQGRNSFALNSSYRINPKLTVNTIVDYSKDDADNLPGTYGKRATSTMLQFTWFGRQVDINRLKNYKDINGNTFNWNNSYYSNPYWLAYENTVGQHKNHLIGSIELNYKIIDGLSANFRTGTDYYNDRRKIKVAYGTNGTPFGSYEEDAYSVNENNTEARLQYTKKLNNDFSIDVFGGGNIAVRTTENNDQLAPKLAVAGLYTLSNSRDPLVSTNYYGKLKTYSYFGSAQVGFRNYAFLNFTARNDWSSSLPSDALSYFYPSVNGSLVLSEALDIKSDVLTYAKLRGGWSKVGKATDPFQLINVYTSSNLFGSNPQQSISTIDLNDHLKPETTTSAEAGFELGFFHDRVHLDVSGYNTNSTNQILTVQVSSSTGFSQKVINGGRLNNKGIEVQLGLTPIKSKSFTWDITTNYSLNRSKVASLDADGRLQSVVLGTDRTVQVVAALGQPYGALYGTAYTRNASGQIIIDANGTPVFNTTKRYLGKFTPNWLGSINNSFTYKGINLSFLVDARFGGSIYSNTNRTGTYTGVLASTLPGRGAANGGLSYYYPDNKTTNPAVQVTGAAPAGVTVYNDGMIFKGVKADGSPNTTIIPAQSYYKGFTNIDEAFVYDASYIKLREVKLGYSLPAKWVNKIGFQGATFSVVGRNLWIIHKNAPNIDPETAFNAGNGQGLEDLTLPTVRNIGFNVNLKF, from the coding sequence ATGTTAAAAATTTACAAGCTATTACTGGCAATTATATTGCCTTTTATTCTCGTCCAGACGGTTGCGGGGCAATCCGTTAAAATTAGCGGAGTGGTAACCGCCAAATCCGATGGGTTGCCGTTGCCGGGCGTTAGCGTATATGTTAAAGGTAAAACCACGGGTGCACAAACCAATGTTGATGGTAAGTTTATCATCAACGCCAATGTTAATGATGTGCTTAGGGTTAGCTACATTGGCTTTACAACCCGGGAGATCCCGATTACGCAAGGAATAACTACCTTAAACGTGGTTTTGGTTGAAGCACCAAATTCTCTGAATGAGGTAGTGATAACGGCCCTCAATATCTCAAAGGATAAAAAATCGCTTGGATATGCAGTACAAGGGCTTAAATCGAAAGATATCTCTGAAGCTAAGGAAACCAATTTTGTTAACGCGCTCACAGGTAAAATTGCCGGTGTGCAGGTTACCAACAGCCAGGGCGATATGGGCTCATCCCGTATCATTATCCGTGGAGAAACGTCTATCTCACGGGAAAATCAACCTTTATTTGTAGTTGACGGGGTTATTGTTGATAATAGCCAGTTTTTGGGCACTAATGGTTCAAGAGATTTCTCCAATGCCATTTCTGATTTAAATTCTGAAGACATTGAATCGGTAAGTGTATTGAAAGGCCCGAACGCTGCAGCGCTTTACGGCTCACGTGCTGCTGCAGGCGTTATCCTCATCCGCACTAAAACCGGTAAAGGCGCGAAGGGGTTAGGTGTTACCATAAATTCAAACACCAGCTTTTCGAACGTACAGATCTTGCCTGATTATCAAAACCAGTATGGTCAGGGCTCAAATGGCAAATTTAGCTATGTAGATGGCAAGGGCGGGGGTGTTAACGACGGTGTTGACGAAAGCTGGGGCCCTGCCCTGGATGGTTCGCTGATCCCACAGTTTTATTCAAACGGTCAGGCCGTGCCTTTCGTAGCGCATCCCGATAACGTAAAAGACTTTTTTAAAACCGGTGTAACGCTTAATAATGGCATCGCGATAGCAAGCAGCAGCGATAAAAGCGATTTCAGGCTTTCATACAACAACCTGCATCAAACCGGTATTGTCCCCAATACATCACAAGGACGCAACTCTTTTGCTTTAAACTCAAGCTATCGTATCAATCCTAAATTAACTGTAAATACTATTGTTGATTACAGTAAGGACGACGCTGATAACCTTCCCGGCACATATGGAAAACGTGCAACAAGTACCATGCTCCAGTTTACCTGGTTTGGCCGCCAGGTTGATATCAACAGGCTTAAAAACTACAAGGATATTAACGGTAATACTTTTAACTGGAATAACAGTTACTATAGTAACCCTTACTGGCTGGCCTATGAAAATACGGTAGGGCAGCACAAAAATCACCTGATAGGTAGTATCGAACTGAATTATAAGATCATAGATGGCTTATCAGCAAACTTCCGTACAGGAACTGATTATTATAACGACCGCCGTAAGATCAAAGTAGCATATGGCACTAACGGAACGCCCTTCGGATCGTATGAAGAGGATGCTTACAGCGTAAACGAAAACAATACCGAAGCCAGGTTGCAATACACTAAAAAGCTGAACAATGATTTTTCGATTGATGTGTTTGGCGGTGGTAATATAGCCGTAAGGACCACCGAAAATAATGATCAGTTGGCTCCAAAGCTTGCCGTTGCCGGCTTGTATACATTGAGCAACTCCCGCGATCCGCTGGTATCGACAAATTATTATGGAAAGCTTAAAACCTATAGCTATTTTGGATCGGCCCAGGTTGGCTTCAGAAATTATGCTTTCCTAAACTTTACTGCCCGTAATGACTGGTCTTCGTCTTTACCATCAGATGCCCTGTCTTATTTCTATCCTTCAGTAAACGGAAGTTTAGTGCTGTCAGAAGCATTAGATATCAAGAGCGATGTACTTACCTATGCTAAATTAAGGGGTGGTTGGTCTAAAGTAGGTAAGGCGACAGACCCTTTTCAATTAATAAATGTTTATACATCTTCAAACCTATTTGGCTCAAATCCGCAACAAAGTATATCTACTATTGATCTGAATGATCATCTTAAGCCTGAAACCACCACATCGGCAGAGGCTGGTTTTGAATTAGGCTTTTTCCATGATCGTGTACATTTAGATGTAAGTGGTTATAATACCAACAGCACTAACCAAATCCTTACTGTACAGGTAAGTTCATCAACCGGTTTCAGCCAAAAAGTAATAAATGGCGGTCGTCTTAATAACAAAGGTATTGAGGTTCAGTTAGGCCTTACACCAATTAAATCAAAAAGCTTTACCTGGGATATTACCACCAATTATTCATTAAATCGCAGTAAGGTAGCCTCACTTGACGCTGATGGCCGATTGCAGAGTGTGGTATTAGGTACGGATCGTACAGTGCAGGTTGTAGCTGCACTTGGCCAACCTTATGGCGCACTTTATGGCACAGCTTACACGCGTAATGCTTCAGGTCAGATCATTATCGACGCTAACGGTACACCGGTATTTAATACCACCAAACGTTATTTAGGTAAATTCACTCCAAATTGGCTGGGAAGTATCAATAACAGCTTTACCTACAAAGGAATAAACCTTAGCTTTTTGGTTGATGCACGTTTCGGCGGATCAATTTATTCAAATACCAACCGTACAGGTACCTATACCGGCGTACTGGCTTCTACCTTACCAGGCCGCGGTGCTGCTAATGGTGGTTTAAGCTATTACTATCCGGATAATAAAACAACAAATCCAGCGGTGCAGGTAACCGGCGCAGCTCCGGCGGGTGTAACCGTTTATAATGATGGTATGATATTTAAAGGTGTAAAGGCTGATGGTTCGCCAAACACCACTATCATTCCTGCGCAATCATATTATAAAGGCTTTACTAATATTGATGAAGCCTTTGTTTACGACGCATCCTACATCAAACTTCGCGAAGTAAAACTGGGATATTCTTTACCTGCTAAATGGGTAAATAAAATTGGTTTCCAGGGAGCTACATTCTCGGTAGTTGGCCGTAACCTGTGGATCATCCATAAAAACGCGCCGAATATTGATCCGGAAACAGCCTTTAACGCAGGTAACGGACAGGGACTGGAAGACCTTACCCTGCCTACCGTGCGTAACATCGGTTTTAATGTAAACCTTAAATTTTAA
- a CDS encoding peroxiredoxin family protein has translation MNIKQLLFTCLLFITTLPAVAQTTKAIDPTADDRGYIIKTGDLAPADFELVLTNGTKTSLTELRGKVVILQFTASWCSVCREEMPRLEKEIWQTYKDKGLVLIGVDRDEPLNKVKSFHQVMNISYPLALDPGAEIFGRFASKKSGVTRNVVIDRDGKIVYLTRLYDKQEFASMLKAVDALVNNKTASIN, from the coding sequence ATGAACATTAAACAATTACTTTTTACCTGTTTGCTTTTCATAACAACATTGCCGGCTGTTGCGCAGACCACCAAGGCAATTGATCCGACAGCTGACGACCGCGGTTATATCATAAAAACCGGTGATCTTGCTCCTGCCGATTTTGAGCTCGTATTGACCAATGGTACAAAAACTTCTTTAACGGAGTTGCGTGGTAAGGTGGTTATCCTGCAGTTTACCGCAAGCTGGTGCAGCGTATGCAGAGAAGAAATGCCGCGTTTGGAAAAAGAGATCTGGCAGACTTATAAAGATAAAGGCCTTGTTTTAATAGGCGTTGACCGCGATGAACCGCTCAACAAAGTAAAAAGTTTTCACCAGGTCATGAATATAAGCTATCCGTTGGCACTTGATCCTGGTGCTGAGATTTTTGGCCGGTTTGCCAGCAAAAAGAGTGGTGTTACCCGCAATGTGGTTATCGATCGGGATGGGAAAATTGTTTACCTCACCCGCTTGTACGATAAACAGGAATTTGCATCCATGTTAAAAGCTGTGGACGCTTTGGTAAACAACAAAACAGCGTCCATCAATTAA
- a CDS encoding glucosamine-6-phosphate deaminase has product MLKKIKAEKLEVIVLENRASLGQTAAKMVSEKIKQLLLTKTVVNMIFAAAPSQNEFLNALVNDGSIEWRKINAFHMDEYLGLPLAAPQLFSGFLKKKLFEQVPFASVNYIDGSPAVYKTECARYARLLQSNPVDIVCMGIGENTHIAFNDPHVANFHDPEIVKRVRLDRACRQQQVNDGCFDTLNAVPKYALTLTVPALMSAAHIFCVVPGVKKATAIKHTIQEPVSERYPSTILKTHESAILFVDADSFSRI; this is encoded by the coding sequence ATGTTAAAGAAAATAAAGGCAGAAAAGCTCGAAGTGATCGTGTTGGAAAACCGTGCATCCCTTGGCCAAACAGCAGCTAAGATGGTAAGTGAAAAAATTAAACAGTTGTTGCTTACAAAAACTGTAGTCAATATGATCTTTGCGGCGGCGCCTTCGCAAAACGAATTTCTGAATGCTTTGGTGAACGACGGTAGTATTGAATGGCGAAAAATAAATGCTTTTCATATGGATGAATACCTCGGCTTACCCCTGGCTGCTCCTCAACTGTTCAGCGGCTTCCTAAAAAAGAAACTTTTTGAGCAGGTGCCATTTGCATCGGTCAATTACATCGATGGTAGCCCGGCTGTTTACAAAACCGAATGTGCCCGCTATGCACGGTTGTTACAAAGTAATCCGGTTGATATTGTATGCATGGGTATAGGGGAGAACACTCATATTGCTTTTAATGATCCGCATGTTGCAAATTTTCATGATCCGGAAATAGTAAAAAGGGTGCGGCTTGATCGGGCCTGCCGGCAGCAGCAGGTTAACGATGGTTGTTTTGACACATTGAATGCTGTACCCAAATATGCGCTCACACTTACAGTCCCGGCTCTAATGAGCGCTGCTCATATATTTTGCGTGGTGCCCGGCGTTAAAAAGGCAACCGCTATAAAACATACCATACAAGAGCCGGTGTCGGAGCGCTATCCTTCAACCATCTTGAAAACACATGAAAGCGCTATCCTTTTTGTTGATGCTGATAGCTTTAGCCGCATTTAG